The following are encoded in a window of Terriglobia bacterium genomic DNA:
- a CDS encoding sialidase codes for MNRCFCSHKLLRISSTLVFCLAVLTTAWGQTARPAKFDSGTISGLPARNIGSATMSGRIAAVDAYDEDGKVTVFVGAASGGVWKSINGATTFRPVFDREDAQSIGAVAVDPTNHKNVWVGTGESWTRNSVSIGAGIYKSTDGGENWTSAGLKDSEHIAKILVDPADSNTILACATGHLWDDNNERGVYKTTDGGKTWNKVLAGANGSSGCSMLSRSLQEPKTIYATMWDFHRQGWTFRSGGPGSGIFKSTDNGNSWTEITTGNSQGLPEKPYGRIAIAVAPGKPNVVYAMVECKQSALYRSDDGGKTWAKRDASAYMVWRPFYFGNLIVDPKNEDKVFKVDLGLLLSVDGGRSFSFTANAHGDFHDVWIDPSNPNIVYAGDDGGFWTSIDGGSRWSHAFNLPVSQFYHVSVDNADPYHVYGGLQDNSSWIGDSSYPGGVSNSRWENIYGGDGFWVFEDPSDPNYVYAEAQGGSIGRVNRRTLESVSIEPLPDYKEKKLRFNWNTPIHMSPNEKGTIYMGAQVLFRSRDHGRSWERISPDLTTNDPEKQKQEESGGITVDNSSAEMHTSIYSISESPKNGQVIWVGTDDGNLQVTRDGGKTWTNVVDKVPGLGKNSWVSTVKASLYNEGTAYATFDRHTFGDIKPYAYKTTDFGATWTALGVQESGVRGYAHIITEDTVNANLLFLGTEFGLWMSIDGGQHWAQYKGSGFPAVAVRDIVVQARESDLVIATHGRGIWIIDDISPLRKLTPDFMAKDAVLLDATAQQYLNTNGGWAEGDSTFYGPNRNTDAFITYYQHGRHIFGDLKIEIFDADGKLVDTVDGPKHRGLNRATWSMRLKPPLVPPAAQAAFGAATGPRVLPGTYTVKLTKGDQVYTSKLNLVLDRRATYNLEDRKAQFELATKLYKQLGRMTYGVDAITALRDAANDRAGKLAQTDPLRKSVQQLADSADGLRSKIVATKEGGAITGEERIREYMTTVYGEVNNYDGRPTAQQAARADSLGRELEDVIHEFEQLTAAQLTKINDGLRKKKLEAITPLAQPQWEKMHAGDSGGQPGAAMRRSGWVERD; via the coding sequence ATGAACCGCTGCTTCTGCTCACACAAACTGCTACGGATTTCCAGCACGCTGGTGTTCTGCCTGGCTGTGCTGACGACGGCCTGGGGCCAGACGGCCCGGCCAGCGAAATTTGATTCCGGCACCATCTCCGGCCTTCCTGCCCGGAACATAGGCTCGGCCACCATGAGCGGCCGCATCGCCGCGGTGGATGCGTACGATGAAGACGGCAAAGTCACGGTGTTTGTCGGCGCGGCCAGCGGCGGCGTGTGGAAGTCCATCAACGGCGCCACCACGTTCCGCCCGGTGTTTGACCGCGAAGACGCGCAGTCCATTGGCGCAGTGGCCGTGGACCCCACGAACCACAAAAATGTCTGGGTGGGCACCGGCGAGAGCTGGACGCGTAACAGCGTGTCCATTGGCGCGGGGATTTACAAATCCACCGACGGCGGCGAGAACTGGACCAGCGCGGGACTGAAAGACTCTGAGCACATCGCCAAGATCCTGGTGGACCCCGCCGACAGCAACACCATTCTGGCCTGCGCCACCGGACATCTCTGGGACGACAACAACGAGCGCGGCGTTTACAAAACCACTGACGGCGGCAAGACATGGAACAAAGTCCTTGCCGGGGCCAACGGTTCCAGCGGATGCTCCATGCTCTCACGCAGCCTGCAAGAGCCCAAGACCATCTACGCCACCATGTGGGACTTCCACCGCCAGGGCTGGACCTTCCGCAGCGGCGGGCCAGGCAGCGGGATTTTCAAATCCACTGACAACGGCAACAGCTGGACGGAGATCACCACCGGCAACAGCCAGGGCCTTCCGGAAAAACCTTATGGACGAATCGCCATTGCGGTGGCGCCGGGCAAGCCGAACGTTGTTTACGCCATGGTGGAGTGCAAGCAGAGCGCGCTCTATCGCTCTGACGACGGCGGTAAGACGTGGGCCAAGCGCGACGCCAGCGCGTACATGGTGTGGCGTCCGTTCTATTTCGGCAATTTGATCGTTGATCCCAAGAACGAAGACAAAGTCTTCAAAGTTGATCTGGGCCTGTTGCTCAGCGTGGACGGCGGCCGCAGTTTCAGCTTTACCGCCAACGCCCACGGCGATTTCCACGACGTGTGGATTGATCCCAGCAACCCCAACATTGTTTACGCGGGCGATGACGGCGGATTCTGGACCAGCATTGACGGCGGCTCGCGCTGGAGCCACGCTTTCAATCTTCCAGTTTCGCAGTTCTACCACGTCAGCGTGGACAACGCCGATCCTTACCACGTTTACGGCGGCCTGCAGGACAACAGCTCGTGGATCGGCGATTCATCGTATCCCGGGGGCGTTAGCAACTCGCGCTGGGAAAATATCTACGGCGGCGACGGTTTCTGGGTGTTTGAAGATCCCTCCGACCCCAACTACGTGTACGCGGAAGCGCAGGGCGGCTCCATTGGCCGCGTGAACCGCCGCACGCTGGAGTCAGTGAGCATCGAACCCCTGCCCGACTACAAAGAAAAGAAGCTGCGCTTCAACTGGAACACGCCCATCCACATGAGCCCCAATGAAAAGGGCACCATCTACATGGGAGCGCAGGTCCTGTTCCGCTCGCGCGATCACGGCCGGTCTTGGGAGCGCATCTCGCCCGACCTGACCACCAACGATCCGGAAAAGCAGAAGCAGGAAGAATCCGGCGGCATCACCGTGGACAACTCGTCGGCGGAAATGCATACGTCCATCTACTCCATCAGCGAGTCGCCCAAGAACGGCCAAGTCATCTGGGTGGGCACCGATGACGGCAACCTGCAGGTGACGCGCGATGGCGGCAAGACCTGGACCAACGTGGTGGACAAAGTGCCGGGGCTGGGCAAGAACTCGTGGGTCTCCACGGTGAAGGCCAGCCTGTACAACGAAGGCACAGCGTACGCTACGTTTGATCGCCACACCTTTGGCGACATCAAACCCTACGCCTACAAAACCACGGACTTCGGCGCCACCTGGACCGCGCTCGGCGTGCAGGAAAGCGGCGTACGCGGATACGCTCACATCATCACGGAAGACACGGTCAACGCCAACTTGCTTTTCCTGGGGACAGAGTTCGGCTTGTGGATGTCCATTGACGGCGGCCAGCATTGGGCCCAGTACAAAGGCAGCGGCTTCCCGGCGGTCGCCGTGCGCGACATTGTGGTCCAGGCGCGCGAATCGGACCTGGTCATAGCCACGCACGGCCGCGGCATCTGGATCATTGATGACATCTCTCCGCTGCGCAAGCTCACGCCGGACTTCATGGCCAAAGACGCCGTCCTGCTGGATGCGACGGCGCAGCAGTATCTCAACACCAACGGCGGCTGGGCTGAAGGCGATTCCACGTTCTACGGGCCGAACCGCAACACTGACGCGTTTATCACTTATTACCAGCACGGACGCCACATCTTCGGCGACCTGAAGATTGAAATCTTTGACGCCGACGGCAAACTGGTGGACACCGTGGATGGTCCCAAACACCGTGGCCTGAACCGCGCCACGTGGTCCATGCGCTTGAAGCCTCCGCTGGTCCCGCCTGCGGCGCAAGCGGCCTTCGGCGCGGCCACCGGTCCGCGCGTCCTGCCGGGAACTTACACGGTGAAACTCACCAAAGGCGATCAGGTGTACACTTCCAAGCTGAACCTGGTGCTGGACCGCCGCGCCACCTACAACTTGGAAGACCGCAAGGCGCAGTTCGAGCTAGCCACGAAGCTATACAAGCAACTGGGCCGCATGACCTACGGTGTGGACGCCATCACCGCGCTACGCGATGCCGCCAATGACCGCGCCGGCAAGCTGGCGCAGACGGACCCGCTGCGCAAGAGCGTGCAGCAGCTTGCGGACAGCGCGGACGGGCTTCGCTCCAAGATCGTGGCCACCAAAGAAGGCGGCGCCATCACCGGAGAGGAACGCATCCGCGAATACATGACCACCGTGTACGGCGAGGTCAACAACTACGATGGCCGTCCCACGGCGCAACAAGCGGCCCGCGCCGATTCCCTGGGACGCGAGCTGGAAGACGTGATCCACGAGTTTGAACAGCTCACCGCTGCGCAACTCACCAAGATCAATGATGGATTGCGCAAGAAGAAGCTGGAGGCGATCACGCCCCTGGCCCAGCCGCAATGGGAGAAGATGCACGCCGGCGATTCCGGCGGGCAACCCGGAGCGGCCATGCGCCGAAGCGGATGGGTGGAACGCGACTAA
- a CDS encoding lipocalin-like domain-containing protein, whose product MTNFNVAASSRRGRGLIAVQVVAILAATVALSVVASHTMASRVHAAAQASVKERLVGTWKLVSRESRLATGEIIPDPALGAKPSGVLIYDAAGHVAAQLSRQGRTMDIFKDECAEITAVKTSPNTANTVFGYDAYFGTYTLHEAEGYVMHHLESALWPGNMGKDIKRSFTLQGDELTITFTTTQDGKAVLRTLVWHRWK is encoded by the coding sequence ATGACCAATTTCAATGTAGCAGCATCTTCTCGTCGAGGCCGCGGACTGATCGCCGTGCAGGTTGTCGCGATTCTGGCTGCCACCGTGGCGCTGAGCGTAGTCGCGTCTCACACCATGGCATCGCGAGTGCACGCTGCCGCGCAGGCATCCGTAAAAGAACGCCTGGTAGGAACGTGGAAACTTGTCTCCCGTGAAAGCCGGCTGGCGACCGGAGAGATTATTCCCGACCCGGCGCTTGGCGCCAAGCCTTCCGGCGTACTGATCTACGATGCCGCAGGCCACGTGGCAGCTCAACTCAGCCGCCAGGGACGCACCATGGACATCTTCAAGGACGAATGCGCTGAGATCACCGCTGTGAAGACTTCGCCCAATACGGCCAACACGGTTTTCGGTTATGACGCTTATTTTGGGACCTACACCCTGCACGAAGCTGAGGGCTACGTAATGCACCATCTGGAAAGCGCCCTTTGGCCGGGGAATATGGGCAAAGACATCAAGAGGTCCTTTACGCTGCAGGGCGACGAATTGACCATTACATTCACCACCACGCAAGACGGGAAAGCTGTCTTGCGGACGCTGGTGTGGCATCGCTGGAAATAA
- a CDS encoding lipid-binding SYLF domain-containing protein — MKRILLGAAAALLLSTTLLAQEHEADRLKHAGEVMIEILNIPDSIPRGILDRAECVLVFPSVKKVAIGIGGSYGRGAMTCRSGATFTGPWGPPAMFALEGGNIGFQLGGQATDFVLLVVNPKGLESILKSKVKLGADAAAAIGPKGRDAQAATDVLMHAEILTYSRSRGLFAGVSLEGSTLRADNSATEKVYGRKVSAHDVVVGHKVATTSAGHLLVNALQKASPRNLSDPKSLKEAGAEKK, encoded by the coding sequence ATGAAACGCATTCTACTTGGCGCAGCCGCTGCACTCTTGCTTTCCACCACGCTTCTCGCACAAGAACATGAAGCTGACCGCCTGAAGCACGCGGGCGAAGTCATGATTGAAATTCTCAACATTCCGGACAGCATTCCCCGGGGCATTCTGGACCGCGCCGAATGCGTGCTGGTTTTTCCCTCGGTGAAAAAGGTGGCCATTGGAATCGGAGGCAGCTACGGACGCGGCGCCATGACCTGCCGCAGCGGCGCCACATTCACCGGTCCCTGGGGACCTCCGGCCATGTTCGCGCTGGAAGGCGGCAACATCGGCTTCCAACTCGGCGGCCAGGCTACGGACTTCGTTCTCCTGGTGGTGAATCCCAAAGGCCTTGAGTCCATTTTGAAGAGCAAGGTCAAGCTGGGCGCTGATGCCGCAGCGGCCATCGGCCCCAAGGGCCGCGATGCACAGGCTGCCACGGACGTGCTCATGCACGCCGAGATCCTTACCTACTCGCGCTCGCGCGGACTTTTCGCCGGCGTCTCACTGGAAGGCTCCACCCTGCGCGCTGACAACAGCGCGACAGAGAAGGTCTACGGCCGCAAAGTCTCGGCCCACGATGTGGTCGTCGGCCACAAAGTCGCTACCACCTCTGCCGGCCACTTGCTGGTGAACGCGTTGCAGAAAGCGTCACCCCGGAACTTGTCAGATCCTAAGTCGCTCAAGGAAGCTGGCGCTGAGAAAAAGTAA
- a CDS encoding DUF1684 domain-containing protein — MNFPHFSLRDSVALVLLAMVVCLAPPDGSYKQSVEKWRQDYETKLTSDDGWLTVSGLFWLHEGQNRFGTDPHGDIVLPAGAGPATAGYFDFHAGKTVVHVNSDTHIAWQMPNRTAPPPSAASSAPPSGQPIEGVELQPDSRQDRLVISGVVLYVHKSGERFAIRMKDKNSKLRKEFHGLRWFPIDEAYRVTARYTPYDAPRQVPIQTVLGDKENLIIAGYATFSLNGKEYRLEGEKDDDGAMEFVFRDLTSRKDTYPAARFLDTDPPKDGKVELDFNKAYNPPCAYNPYTTCPLPSPGNRLQVEIPAGEKRYHD, encoded by the coding sequence ATGAACTTCCCCCATTTCAGTTTGCGCGACTCGGTGGCCCTGGTGCTTCTGGCGATGGTGGTTTGTCTGGCGCCGCCGGATGGTTCTTACAAGCAATCGGTGGAGAAGTGGCGCCAGGACTACGAGACCAAACTCACCAGCGATGACGGATGGCTCACCGTGTCCGGACTTTTCTGGCTGCATGAAGGCCAGAACCGTTTCGGCACTGATCCGCACGGTGACATCGTTCTGCCTGCGGGGGCTGGACCGGCGACGGCCGGCTATTTTGATTTTCACGCGGGCAAAACCGTGGTGCACGTAAATTCTGATACGCACATCGCCTGGCAAATGCCGAACAGGACGGCGCCGCCCCCCTCAGCCGCGAGCAGCGCGCCGCCGAGCGGCCAGCCCATCGAAGGCGTCGAACTGCAACCCGATTCCCGCCAGGACCGGCTGGTCATCAGCGGCGTGGTGCTTTACGTCCACAAGAGCGGCGAGCGGTTTGCCATCCGCATGAAGGACAAGAACAGCAAACTGCGCAAAGAATTTCACGGGCTGCGCTGGTTCCCGATCGACGAAGCCTATCGCGTCACCGCGCGCTACACGCCCTACGACGCGCCGCGGCAGGTGCCGATTCAAACCGTGCTCGGCGATAAAGAAAACCTCATCATTGCCGGGTACGCCACGTTTTCTCTCAACGGAAAAGAGTACCGGCTGGAAGGGGAGAAAGATGACGACGGCGCCATGGAATTCGTCTTCCGCGACCTGACCAGCCGCAAAGATACCTACCCGGCCGCCCGCTTCCTGGACACTGACCCGCCCAAAGACGGCAAGGTAGAACTCGACTTCAACAAAGCCTACAACCCGCCGTGTGCGTACAACCCGTACACCACGTGTCCGCTGCCGTCACCGGGTAACCGCTTGCAGGTGGAGATACCGGCGGGAGAGAAGAGATACCACGACTAG
- a CDS encoding threonine synthase — MAKIAYLECSKCGDHLSGEQPQTICPKDGGSLYVRYDLAALKAKFTPDSLRGRPATMWRYHDVLPGDQPVTLGEGFTPLLRSRHISNVYIKDEGLNPTGSFKARGLCAAVTMARQYGLKKLAVPSAGNAASALAAYSAAAGIEANIFMPQDVPLSNLVECKAYGAKVTLVDGLISDCARMVNERKQAEGWFDISTLKEPFRVEGKKTMGYEVAEQLNWELPDAIFYPTGGGVGLIGMWKAFEEMEQLGWFDQQKTGKASAKKRPKMISVQAEGCAPVTKAWNEHKPVAEMWQNAHTLAAGLRVPKPYADYIILDILKQSGGTAISVSDEQIFLAVKEWASQEGIFASPEGAACLPAYQMLIQQGFLKPTDKVVLFNTGSGLKYIDVTAEALKISAVQPKSHMAAPANRNIGGIIQPY; from the coding sequence ATGGCGAAAATCGCTTACCTTGAGTGTTCCAAGTGCGGAGATCATCTCAGCGGCGAGCAGCCGCAGACCATTTGTCCCAAGGACGGCGGGTCGCTTTACGTCCGCTATGATCTTGCTGCGCTTAAGGCCAAGTTCACGCCTGACTCTTTGCGCGGACGCCCCGCCACCATGTGGCGCTACCATGACGTTCTGCCCGGCGACCAGCCCGTAACTCTGGGTGAAGGCTTCACCCCGCTGCTGCGGAGCCGCCACATTTCGAACGTCTATATAAAGGATGAAGGTCTCAATCCCACCGGATCGTTCAAGGCCCGCGGCTTGTGCGCCGCCGTGACCATGGCCCGGCAATATGGATTGAAGAAGCTGGCAGTGCCTTCCGCCGGCAACGCCGCCAGCGCGCTCGCAGCGTACAGCGCCGCCGCCGGGATTGAAGCCAACATCTTCATGCCGCAGGATGTCCCGCTCTCCAACCTGGTCGAGTGCAAGGCCTACGGCGCCAAAGTCACGCTGGTGGACGGCCTTATCTCTGACTGCGCGCGCATGGTCAACGAACGCAAGCAGGCCGAAGGCTGGTTTGATATCTCCACGTTGAAAGAGCCGTTCCGTGTGGAAGGCAAGAAGACCATGGGCTATGAAGTCGCCGAGCAGCTTAACTGGGAGCTGCCTGACGCTATCTTTTATCCGACGGGCGGCGGCGTGGGCTTGATCGGCATGTGGAAAGCCTTTGAAGAAATGGAGCAACTGGGCTGGTTTGATCAACAGAAGACGGGCAAGGCATCGGCGAAAAAGCGTCCCAAGATGATTTCCGTGCAGGCCGAAGGATGCGCGCCGGTGACCAAAGCGTGGAATGAGCACAAGCCCGTCGCCGAGATGTGGCAGAACGCGCATACGCTTGCTGCGGGACTCCGCGTACCCAAGCCGTATGCCGACTACATCATCCTGGACATCCTCAAGCAGAGCGGCGGCACGGCCATCTCCGTTTCCGACGAGCAGATTTTCCTGGCGGTAAAAGAGTGGGCCAGCCAGGAAGGGATTTTCGCGTCGCCCGAGGGCGCCGCCTGCCTGCCCGCCTACCAGATGCTGATCCAGCAGGGCTTCCTGAAGCCCACGGACAAAGTTGTGCTCTTCAACACTGGCTCCGGGTTGAAATATATTGACGTTACGGCTGAAGCTCTGAAGATCAGCGCCGTGCAACCCAAGTCGCACATGGCGGCGCCGGCGAACAGGAATATTGGAGGGATTATTCAGCCTTATTAG
- a CDS encoding alanyl-tRNA editing protein, with protein sequence MTDRLYYHDSFLYDFDAQVVETLQRDGRHAVVLDRTAFYPTSGGQVFDTGRLVLPDQSDVKVIEVADEEDGRVLHFVSAEQSASAALAPGAAIHGFIDAARRLDHVQQHTGQHVLSAAFIRLFNMPTVSFHMGEESCTIDLETNALTSAQAQQAERLANEIIAEDRPVAIRFVPLEEARELGLRKLPPKQVGDLRLIDIQNFDLCACGGTHVRATGQIGGILVRKLEKVKQGVRVEFVCGLRAVAAAREDYSSLTETAALLSAHIHELPQQVRKLLDEAKSAGKAQHKLLEELAEFQAERMLAGTATSARVVTAVFPERDAVFIKLLAQKLTAGKAGVVALLAAGAGQLTLVFAQSAGMKSNMGALLKDVMAQLGGRGGGSADMAQGGLPAGVTDLSRIESLLQETAGKLELT encoded by the coding sequence ATGACTGACCGTCTCTACTACCACGATTCCTTCCTCTACGACTTTGACGCCCAGGTCGTCGAAACACTGCAGCGCGATGGCCGTCACGCTGTGGTCCTCGATCGCACGGCGTTCTATCCGACCAGCGGGGGCCAGGTATTCGACACCGGCCGGCTCGTGCTTCCTGATCAAAGCGACGTAAAGGTAATCGAAGTCGCCGACGAAGAAGATGGCCGCGTCCTACACTTCGTTTCAGCTGAACAGAGTGCCTCGGCGGCACTGGCGCCAGGAGCTGCGATCCACGGTTTCATTGACGCGGCCCGCCGTCTGGACCACGTCCAGCAGCACACCGGCCAGCACGTGCTTTCAGCGGCGTTCATCCGTTTGTTCAACATGCCCACCGTCAGTTTTCACATGGGCGAGGAGAGCTGCACGATTGATTTGGAGACCAACGCGCTTACATCAGCGCAAGCGCAGCAGGCCGAGCGCCTGGCGAATGAGATCATCGCCGAAGACCGTCCCGTCGCGATTCGCTTTGTGCCGCTGGAAGAAGCCCGCGAGCTAGGCTTGCGCAAGCTTCCGCCCAAACAGGTCGGCGACTTGCGGCTGATTGACATCCAGAATTTTGATTTGTGCGCCTGTGGCGGAACGCACGTGCGCGCCACAGGACAGATCGGCGGCATCCTGGTGCGCAAACTGGAAAAAGTTAAGCAAGGTGTGCGGGTTGAGTTCGTCTGCGGCCTGCGTGCCGTGGCTGCAGCGCGCGAGGACTATTCGTCGCTGACAGAAACCGCCGCGCTGCTATCCGCTCATATTCACGAGTTGCCGCAACAAGTCCGCAAATTGCTGGATGAAGCCAAGTCCGCCGGCAAAGCCCAGCACAAGCTTCTGGAAGAACTGGCCGAATTTCAGGCTGAGCGTATGCTGGCCGGCACGGCGACTTCAGCGCGCGTCGTCACGGCAGTTTTCCCGGAGCGCGACGCGGTCTTCATCAAGTTGCTGGCGCAGAAACTGACTGCCGGAAAGGCCGGCGTAGTGGCCCTGCTGGCGGCCGGCGCCGGCCAACTCACGCTGGTCTTCGCGCAGAGCGCCGGAATGAAATCCAACATGGGCGCGCTGCTCAAAGACGTGATGGCCCAGCTCGGCGGGCGCGGCGGCGGATCAGCGGACATGGCTCAGGGCGGGCTGCCGGCAGGCGTAACTGATCTCAGTCGAATCGAATCGCTTCTCCAGGAGACCGCAGGCAAATTGGAGCTAACGTAG
- a CDS encoding DsbA family protein — protein MAVLPLVGQQPGPGRSDLDRRIERQVRAYAGVPPDAKVTVGERTASTFNGYDSVAVAIEQNGTKKVFDFLLSKDGKKLLYVKEFDLSEDPYVRTMKKIDTTHRPIRGAPDAKVTIVVYDDFQCPFCGRMYVTLINEVMARYRDKVRLVIKDFPLIDVHPWAMRAAVDSQCLAQQDSEAYWEFSDYVHTHQPDITQKTNAHAAGAAWPLDSTAVEIGQKHGVNAGMLQSCLASQDQSQVRAAMREGEELGVSATPTFFVNGQESEGILSVEQLRALLDRALSEASAPAK, from the coding sequence ATGGCTGTACTCCCTTTGGTGGGCCAACAGCCCGGCCCTGGCCGTTCGGACCTCGACCGGCGCATTGAGCGCCAGGTGCGCGCGTATGCCGGAGTTCCGCCGGACGCCAAAGTGACCGTGGGCGAGCGCACTGCGAGCACGTTCAACGGCTATGACAGCGTGGCGGTGGCCATTGAACAGAACGGAACCAAGAAGGTCTTCGACTTCCTCCTCTCCAAAGACGGCAAAAAGCTGCTTTACGTAAAAGAGTTTGACCTGAGCGAGGACCCTTACGTCCGGACCATGAAAAAGATTGATACCACGCACCGGCCAATACGCGGCGCGCCGGATGCCAAGGTCACCATCGTGGTCTATGACGACTTCCAGTGCCCTTTCTGCGGACGCATGTACGTGACGCTGATTAACGAAGTCATGGCGCGCTATCGCGACAAAGTGCGCTTGGTGATCAAAGACTTTCCGCTCATTGACGTTCATCCCTGGGCCATGCGCGCGGCCGTGGATTCGCAATGCCTGGCGCAGCAGGACAGCGAGGCTTACTGGGAGTTCTCCGATTACGTGCACACGCACCAGCCGGACATTACCCAGAAAACCAATGCGCACGCGGCAGGAGCTGCGTGGCCGCTGGATTCAACCGCCGTGGAAATTGGGCAGAAGCACGGAGTCAACGCGGGGATGCTGCAGTCGTGCTTGGCGTCCCAGGACCAATCGCAAGTGCGGGCCGCGATGCGGGAAGGTGAAGAACTGGGTGTGAGCGCGACGCCGACTTTCTTCGTCAACGGACAAGAGAGTGAAGGCATCTTGTCCGTGGAACAATTACGCGCGCTGCTGGACCGGGCATTGAGCGAAGCGTCAGCGCCCGCAAAGTAA
- a CDS encoding M20/M25/M40 family metallo-hydrolase, with protein MSSNILRTISVVLMCLVAVGVAFAQQPTPDFEKAQAEAVKFLGELVKIDTSNPPGNETRAAEYIKSVLAAEGISATIYESAPGRGNVVARLKGNGKKKPLLLMGHLDVVGVERDKWSMDPFAAIIKDGYLYGRGSIDDKSMDAANLEVFLLLHRLKIPLDRDVILLAEAGEEGTTQFGIDFMVEKHWDEIACEYALNEGGNVPEENGRVQYVAVSTTQKVPRGFSLVAQGTSGHGSAPRMDNAIAHLATAVSRVASWEAPMRLNETTRRFFQLMAQISPPQKAKLYAQVEDPEVQQRLRAYEPGYYSMLRTSLVPTIIKGGFRSNVIPAEAEARFDVRALPDENMDALKAALTKLISDPAIRIVDAENANQRPATPPSGLDTDGFHALEHAQQKVFPGVPTIPIMQVGATDSAQLRARGVQAYDIGTLMSTEDIKRVHGNDERVEIAGFGKFVQFVYAATVEIAGAK; from the coding sequence ATGTCCTCAAACATTCTGCGTACGATTTCCGTGGTTTTAATGTGCCTTGTTGCGGTGGGCGTCGCATTCGCCCAGCAGCCGACGCCGGATTTCGAGAAAGCACAAGCCGAGGCCGTAAAGTTTCTCGGCGAACTGGTCAAGATTGATACTAGCAACCCTCCAGGGAATGAGACGCGCGCCGCCGAATACATCAAGAGCGTGCTGGCCGCGGAAGGCATTTCCGCGACGATCTACGAATCTGCGCCGGGTCGCGGCAACGTGGTCGCGCGCCTCAAGGGCAACGGCAAGAAGAAACCGCTGCTGCTCATGGGACACCTGGACGTCGTGGGCGTGGAGCGCGACAAATGGTCCATGGACCCGTTTGCCGCCATCATCAAAGATGGCTACCTCTACGGCCGCGGCTCCATTGACGACAAGAGCATGGACGCCGCCAACCTGGAAGTGTTCCTGTTGCTGCATCGTCTCAAAATTCCGCTGGACCGCGACGTGATCCTCCTTGCCGAAGCCGGCGAGGAAGGCACCACGCAGTTCGGCATTGACTTCATGGTGGAGAAGCACTGGGATGAAATCGCCTGCGAGTACGCCTTGAACGAAGGCGGCAACGTGCCGGAGGAGAACGGACGCGTGCAGTATGTTGCGGTTTCCACCACGCAAAAAGTCCCACGGGGATTTTCGCTGGTGGCGCAGGGTACCAGCGGCCACGGCTCGGCGCCGCGCATGGACAACGCCATCGCCCACCTGGCTACGGCGGTCAGCAGGGTCGCCAGTTGGGAAGCTCCCATGCGCCTGAATGAAACCACGCGGCGCTTCTTCCAGCTCATGGCCCAGATCAGCCCGCCGCAGAAGGCAAAACTCTATGCTCAGGTGGAAGACCCGGAAGTCCAGCAGAGACTCCGCGCTTACGAGCCGGGGTACTACTCCATGCTGCGCACCTCCCTGGTTCCGACCATTATCAAGGGCGGGTTCCGTTCCAACGTGATTCCAGCGGAAGCTGAAGCCCGTTTTGATGTCCGCGCCCTGCCCGACGAAAACATGGACGCGCTCAAAGCCGCACTGACCAAGCTGATCAGCGACCCGGCCATCAGGATTGTTGATGCCGAGAATGCCAATCAGCGTCCGGCGACGCCGCCCTCGGGCCTGGACACGGACGGCTTTCACGCTCTGGAGCACGCCCAGCAAAAGGTCTTTCCCGGCGTGCCCACCATCCCCATCATGCAGGTGGGCGCCACCGATTCCGCGCAGCTTCGCGCCCGCGGCGTGCAGGCCTATGACATTGGCACTCTCATGAGCACGGAAGACATCAAACGCGTCCACGGCAATGACGAGCGCGTGGAAATCGCCGGCTTCGGAAAATTCGTGCAGTTCGTTTACGCGGCCACGGTGGAGATCGCCGGAGCCAAGTGA